A genomic window from Bacillota bacterium includes:
- a CDS encoding motility protein A — protein sequence MDLATLIGIIGGTLCIVIPIIQGGAPEIYFSFGSMLVTIGGGIASTLISYRVKEILKIMKVVANAFSGKETDLESTIRLLVELSQKARREGLLALETDQENIEDDFIRRSIQLIVDGVEPEIIKESLDVELDNMSIRHERGQGLFRTMGALFPAWGMIGTLIGLINLLKSLDKPENIGPAMALALITTLYGSLLAHFICNPIANKLSLKSKEEIQEKEMIIEGILSIQAGENPRIMEHKLKTFLSSKQREAYEAKNRESRENVKEREKGSSGNRIVTE from the coding sequence TTATTGGTGGTACTTTATGTATAGTTATACCAATAATTCAAGGTGGAGCGCCGGAAATATATTTTAGTTTTGGATCCATGCTTGTTACAATTGGAGGCGGTATAGCATCCACTCTTATTAGTTATAGGGTAAAAGAAATATTAAAAATTATGAAAGTGGTAGCTAACGCTTTTTCCGGTAAAGAAACTGATCTTGAATCAACTATAAGACTACTGGTTGAATTATCGCAAAAAGCAAGGCGTGAAGGACTTCTTGCCCTTGAGACTGATCAGGAAAACATAGAAGATGACTTTATTAGAAGGTCTATCCAGTTAATAGTTGATGGAGTAGAGCCTGAAATAATAAAAGAGTCTTTAGATGTAGAACTTGATAATATGAGTATACGGCACGAAAGAGGGCAGGGGTTATTTAGAACTATGGGTGCTCTATTCCCGGCTTGGGGGATGATAGGTACCCTTATAGGTCTAATTAACTTGTTAAAATCTCTTGATAAACCTGAAAATATCGGACCTGCTATGGCACTTGCACTCATTACAACCCTCTATGGTTCTTTACTGGCCCATTTTATATGTAATCCTATTGCAAATAAGCTTTCATTGAAGAGCAAAGAAGAGATCCAAGAAAAAGAGATGATAATTGAAGGGATATTATCAATTCAGGCAGGTGAAAACCCAAGAATAATGGAACATAAATTAAAAACTTTTCTTTCTTCTAAGCAAAGGGAAGCTTATGAAGCAAAAAATAGAGAAAGCAGAGAAAATGTCAAAGAGAGAGAAAAAGGCAGTAGTGGTAAT